Proteins from a single region of Aerococcus viridans:
- the pta gene encoding phosphate acetyltransferase, translating into MDMFDSLKAKIQDKNVRVVFPEGYDERILGAVVRLKAEGVLEPVLLGNPEELKTIAHDRGFDINKIDVIDPNNYDAFDEMVEAFVERRKGKATEEQARKILRDENYFGTMLVYQGLCDALVSGARHSTGDTVRPALQIIKTKPGVKSTSGAFIMLRGRDQEKYLFSDCAININPDAEGLAEIAVESAKTAAMFDIDPKVALLSFSTKGSAKSPEQEKVAEATRLAKEKAPQFEIDGELQFDAAFVDAVAKQKAPDSNVAGRATVFVFPEIQSGNIGYKIAQRFGNFEAIGPILQGMAKPISDLSRGCVEEDVYKLAIITANQAILED; encoded by the coding sequence ATGGATATGTTTGATAGCTTAAAGGCCAAGATCCAAGATAAAAATGTGCGTGTCGTTTTCCCAGAAGGGTACGATGAGCGTATTCTAGGTGCTGTTGTGCGTTTGAAAGCTGAAGGGGTTCTTGAACCGGTTTTATTAGGTAACCCAGAAGAATTAAAAACAATCGCGCATGATCGTGGCTTTGATATCAATAAAATTGATGTTATTGATCCAAACAACTACGATGCATTCGACGAAATGGTTGAAGCCTTTGTTGAACGGCGTAAAGGTAAAGCTACGGAAGAGCAAGCACGTAAAATTTTACGTGATGAAAACTACTTCGGTACGATGTTGGTATACCAAGGTCTATGTGATGCCTTAGTATCAGGTGCCCGTCATTCAACAGGTGACACAGTCCGTCCAGCCTTACAAATTATTAAAACAAAACCAGGCGTTAAGTCTACATCAGGTGCCTTCATCATGTTGCGTGGCCGCGACCAAGAGAAATACTTATTCTCTGACTGTGCGATCAACATCAACCCAGATGCAGAAGGTTTAGCTGAAATTGCAGTTGAATCTGCTAAAACAGCAGCGATGTTTGACATTGATCCAAAAGTTGCTTTATTAAGCTTCTCAACTAAAGGGTCAGCAAAATCTCCAGAGCAAGAAAAAGTTGCTGAAGCAACGCGTCTTGCGAAAGAAAAAGCACCACAATTTGAAATTGACGGTGAATTACAATTTGATGCGGCTTTTGTAGATGCAGTAGCAAAACAAAAAGCACCAGATTCAAACGTTGCTGGTCGAGCAACAGTATTCGTATTCCCAGAAATCCAATCAGGTAACATTGGCTACAAGATTGCACAACGTTTCGGTAACTTTGAAGCAATTGGTCCAATCTTACAAGGTATGGCGAAACCTATTTCAGACCTTTCACGTGGTTGTGTAGAAGAAGATGTTTACAAGTTAGCTATCATCACAGCTAACCAAGCCATCTTAGAAGACTAA
- a CDS encoding FGGY-family carbohydrate kinase, whose protein sequence is MANLSNLAYAIQGDRELSPFVLSFGTSAAVRTLTDQLFLHESGRIFTYIADDQPHYIVGGPVNNAGNALDWCYQHLGFMAKGQSFSDMLATLLAHDFSASGPYFLPFLNGERAPYWNAYLQAEFKGIQGHTSQLDMAKAVFEGVFFEIRQVVDMVFETVDLEQKMIQVNGKIFTDPKIGQWIANIMGITLQYVSGDDASLVGAGVLVEGPSLRQDFSFSTIAPEGKMADKYKEKFLMYQKFADSADQESKAILY, encoded by the coding sequence TTGGCCAACCTATCTAATTTAGCCTACGCTATTCAAGGGGACCGGGAACTTAGCCCATTCGTCCTATCTTTTGGGACCTCAGCAGCTGTCCGGACCTTAACTGACCAATTATTCTTGCATGAAAGTGGTCGGATTTTCACCTATATCGCGGACGACCAGCCCCATTATATCGTCGGTGGGCCAGTTAATAACGCCGGGAACGCATTGGATTGGTGTTATCAACACTTGGGCTTTATGGCAAAAGGGCAATCTTTTTCAGATATGTTAGCCACCCTTTTGGCGCATGATTTTTCAGCTAGCGGTCCATACTTCTTACCATTCTTAAACGGAGAAAGAGCCCCATATTGGAATGCCTACTTACAAGCTGAATTTAAAGGGATTCAAGGGCACACTAGCCAGCTAGATATGGCTAAAGCTGTCTTTGAAGGGGTCTTTTTTGAAATTCGCCAAGTGGTGGATATGGTCTTTGAGACCGTTGATTTAGAACAAAAAATGATTCAGGTAAACGGAAAAATATTCACGGACCCAAAAATTGGCCAATGGATTGCAAATATTATGGGTATAACCTTGCAATATGTGTCAGGTGACGACGCGAGCTTGGTTGGGGCCGGTGTCCTTGTGGAAGGGCCTAGCTTAAGGCAAGACTTTTCATTTTCCACTATAGCGCCAGAGGGGAAAATGGCTGACAAATACAAAGAAAAATTTTTGATGTATCAAAAATTCGCAGATTCTGCTGACCAAGAATCAAAAGCAATTTTGTATTAA